In one window of Microbacterium sp. PM5 DNA:
- the nrdH gene encoding glutaredoxin-like protein NrdH: MAITVYTKPSCVQCNATYRALDSKGIDYEVLDLSEDPAALEHVKSLGYLQAPVVVTDEDHWSGFRPDKIDELASRLA; encoded by the coding sequence ATGGCAATCACCGTCTACACCAAGCCCTCGTGCGTGCAGTGCAATGCGACCTACCGCGCGCTGGACTCGAAGGGTATCGACTACGAAGTCCTCGACCTCTCGGAGGACCCGGCGGCGCTCGAGCACGTGAAGTCGCTCGGCTACCTGCAGGCTCCGGTCGTCGTCACCGACGAGGATCACTGGTCGGGCTTCCGCCCCGACAAGATCGACGAGCTCGCGAGCCGTCTGGCCTGA
- a CDS encoding DUF445 domain-containing protein codes for MARTPTELLSPADQERRRALRVMKGVALGALILMAVVFVVAFVLQDRFPWLQYVRAAAEGGMVGALADWFAVTALFRHPLGIPIPHTAIIPRRKDEIGRTLGEFVETNFLETGVVRAKLESTPIARTAGGWLRDPAHAETVAAEASAVASGILRALSDDEVQDLISDLAREHLLSPEWGPTVGAWLSRVVEADAHRGAVDLGVDSIATWLRANHAAFSGLVSRRLPSWVPSVAMRLVDDTVYNEAVKFVAAIQDDPDHPARRAVDGYLARLAENLQSDPTTIARLEEAKTAVFDSPRVRELAAEAWNTAKTGLLTALADPSSGLRRRVSAALVEIGERLSTDAALQHRVDDRIAGAAVFVVDRYRHDIASIITDTVEKWDPAETTEKIELMVGRDLQYIRLNGTVVGALAGLVIFAVAHALLG; via the coding sequence ATGGCGCGCACCCCCACCGAACTGCTCAGCCCCGCCGACCAGGAACGTCGCCGCGCGCTGCGGGTGATGAAGGGCGTCGCTCTCGGCGCGCTGATCCTGATGGCGGTCGTGTTCGTCGTGGCCTTCGTCCTGCAGGACCGCTTCCCGTGGCTGCAGTACGTGCGCGCCGCGGCGGAGGGCGGCATGGTCGGCGCGCTGGCCGACTGGTTCGCGGTGACCGCGCTGTTTCGCCATCCCCTCGGCATTCCCATCCCGCACACCGCGATCATCCCGCGCCGCAAGGACGAGATCGGGCGCACCCTGGGCGAGTTCGTCGAGACGAACTTCCTCGAGACGGGCGTCGTCCGCGCGAAGCTGGAGTCGACGCCCATCGCTCGCACGGCCGGTGGGTGGCTGCGCGATCCCGCCCACGCCGAGACCGTCGCCGCAGAGGCCTCGGCGGTGGCGTCCGGCATCCTGCGCGCCCTCAGCGACGACGAGGTGCAGGATCTGATCAGCGACCTCGCACGCGAGCACCTGCTCAGCCCCGAGTGGGGACCGACCGTGGGCGCGTGGCTCTCTCGCGTCGTGGAGGCCGACGCGCACCGCGGCGCGGTCGACCTGGGGGTGGACAGCATCGCGACATGGCTGCGCGCCAACCATGCCGCCTTCAGCGGTCTCGTCTCTCGCCGACTCCCCTCCTGGGTGCCGTCGGTCGCGATGCGCCTCGTCGATGACACCGTCTACAACGAGGCCGTGAAGTTCGTCGCCGCGATCCAGGACGACCCCGACCACCCCGCACGCCGCGCCGTCGACGGCTACCTCGCGCGGCTCGCCGAGAACCTGCAGAGCGATCCCACGACCATCGCGCGTCTCGAAGAGGCCAAGACGGCCGTCTTCGACAGCCCGCGCGTGCGCGAGCTGGCCGCCGAGGCGTGGAACACCGCCAAGACGGGTCTGCTGACGGCCCTGGCCGATCCCTCCAGCGGGCTGCGTCGACGCGTCAGCGCGGCGCTGGTCGAGATCGGCGAGCGTCTGTCGACGGATGCCGCGCTCCAGCACCGTGTGGATGACCGCATCGCGGGGGCCGCGGTCTTCGTCGTGGATCGCTACCGCCACGACATCGCCTCGATCATCACCGACACGGTGGAGAAGTGGGATCCGGCGGAGACGACCGAGAAGATCGAGCTGATGGTCGGCCGCGACCTGCAGTACATCCGTCTCAACGGCACCGTGGTCGGCGCTCTGGCCGGACTGGTCATCTTCGCCGTCGCGCACGCCCTTCTCGGGTGA
- a CDS encoding acyl-CoA dehydrogenase family protein encodes MTDFDATAYLPDDLLERIRSRAAAVDAENRFPAEDLAELTAAGYLSILVPTALGGAGLGLAEAAVLQQRLASAAPATALAINMHLVWTGVAKVMSDRGIDDLQFVQTGAASGEVFAFGISEAGNDLVLFGSDTQAVPSADGSYTFTGTKIFTSLGPVWTQLGLHGLDTTDPTDPKMVYAFVRRTDAVDTRDDWDTVGMRGTQSRTTVLNRAVAPADRVVRRVAPGPNPDPIVFGIFSVFEVLLASVYTGVARRALDLAVAAAKTRTSKKTGRPYSDDADIRWRIAEMALAYDGLLPQVAAIAHDVDALVDHGGLWFPTLSGLKHRAVVTAKQIVDEAMLVAGGSSYFTRNELSRLYRDVLAGMFHPSDPESAHATVAAAWLGPVGG; translated from the coding sequence GTGACCGATTTCGATGCGACCGCCTACCTGCCGGACGACCTGCTCGAGCGCATCCGCTCGCGTGCCGCCGCGGTGGATGCCGAGAACCGCTTCCCCGCCGAGGACCTCGCCGAGCTGACGGCGGCCGGATACCTCTCGATCCTCGTCCCCACCGCGTTGGGTGGCGCAGGCCTCGGGCTGGCGGAGGCCGCGGTGCTGCAGCAGCGGCTCGCGAGTGCGGCCCCCGCGACGGCACTCGCGATCAACATGCACCTCGTGTGGACGGGTGTGGCGAAGGTGATGTCCGACCGCGGCATCGATGACCTGCAGTTCGTGCAGACCGGTGCGGCCTCCGGCGAGGTCTTCGCCTTCGGCATCAGCGAGGCGGGCAACGATCTGGTCCTCTTCGGCAGTGACACGCAGGCCGTCCCCTCCGCAGACGGCTCGTACACCTTCACGGGGACCAAGATCTTCACTTCACTCGGGCCGGTGTGGACGCAGCTGGGGCTGCACGGACTCGACACGACCGATCCGACGGACCCGAAGATGGTCTACGCGTTCGTGCGGCGTACCGACGCCGTCGACACCCGCGATGACTGGGACACGGTCGGCATGCGCGGCACGCAATCGCGCACGACCGTGCTGAATCGGGCCGTCGCCCCCGCCGATCGTGTCGTCCGCCGGGTTGCACCCGGGCCCAACCCCGACCCGATCGTCTTCGGCATCTTCAGCGTGTTCGAAGTGCTCCTGGCGTCGGTCTACACCGGCGTCGCACGCCGCGCGCTCGACCTGGCGGTCGCGGCGGCGAAGACGCGGACGTCGAAGAAGACCGGGCGCCCGTACAGCGACGACGCCGACATCCGCTGGCGCATCGCCGAGATGGCGCTCGCCTACGACGGCCTGCTCCCCCAGGTCGCGGCGATCGCGCACGACGTGGACGCCCTCGTCGATCACGGCGGCCTGTGGTTTCCCACGCTGTCGGGCCTGAAGCACCGCGCCGTCGTCACGGCCAAGCAGATCGTCGACGAGGCGATGCTCGTCGCCGGCGGCTCGTCGTACTTCACCCGCAACGAGCTCAGCCGCCTCTACCGCGACGTGCTGGCCGGCATGTTCCACCCCTCCGACCCCGAGTCCGCGCACGCGACCGTCGCCGCCGCGTGGCTCGGCCCGGTCGGCGGCTGA
- a CDS encoding DUF3817 domain-containing protein — MLRTPLSLFRTLAFAEAVSWTLLIAGLLVRATTGWAPAVTIGGGIHGFVFLSYGATVVLVALNNRWPAGPTTVALISAIVPYATIPVELWVHRRGLLAGAWRVEAAADAADARWYDGPLAWFLRRPWLLFVGILVAVAAIFAVLLILGPPGGAKA; from the coding sequence ATGCTTCGCACCCCCCTGTCTCTGTTTCGCACTCTCGCGTTCGCGGAGGCGGTGTCGTGGACGCTGCTCATCGCCGGTCTCCTCGTCCGGGCGACGACCGGGTGGGCGCCCGCGGTCACGATCGGGGGCGGCATCCACGGTTTCGTGTTCCTCTCGTACGGCGCCACGGTCGTTCTGGTCGCTCTCAACAACCGATGGCCCGCGGGGCCGACCACCGTCGCGCTGATCTCGGCGATCGTGCCCTACGCCACCATTCCGGTCGAGCTCTGGGTGCACCGTCGCGGCCTGCTCGCCGGTGCGTGGCGCGTCGAGGCTGCTGCCGATGCGGCGGACGCGCGGTGGTACGACGGCCCGTTGGCCTGGTTCCTGCGCCGCCCCTGGCTGCTGTTCGTCGGCATTCTCGTGGCCGTCGCCGCGATCTTCGCCGTGCTGCTGATCCTCGGCCCTCCCGGTGGTGCGAAGGCCTGA
- a CDS encoding alpha/beta hydrolase: protein MTAAVTLPRLSWGDVRAPRRALLVHGLGSTGALMWRYGVTLADAGWHATAVDLRGHGTAPRTLDYRIDAYAADVAQTRPDDGPPWDLVIGHSLGGAAVTVASAGDPGWTRRLVLVDPAIHLADRDRENVRVGQEQSFADPSVESVRAEHPTWHPLDIELKARAAQQASRWAVEQTSLQNTPWDVRAAAARLAVPTHVIAADPEVFSIFQGELAAAVLRHPLLTMSVVTGAGHSPHRDLPEATMRHLLDAIG from the coding sequence ATGACCGCCGCTGTGACCCTGCCCCGACTGTCGTGGGGCGACGTGCGCGCTCCGCGTCGCGCCCTGCTCGTGCACGGACTCGGCTCCACGGGTGCCTTGATGTGGCGCTACGGCGTGACCCTCGCGGATGCCGGGTGGCACGCGACCGCGGTCGACCTGCGCGGCCACGGCACCGCACCGCGGACGCTGGACTACCGCATCGACGCCTACGCGGCCGACGTCGCGCAGACGCGCCCCGACGACGGCCCACCGTGGGACCTGGTCATCGGGCACTCCCTCGGCGGCGCCGCCGTCACCGTCGCGAGCGCGGGCGACCCCGGCTGGACGCGCCGGCTGGTGCTCGTCGATCCCGCCATCCACCTCGCGGACCGCGATCGCGAGAACGTCCGCGTCGGGCAGGAGCAGTCCTTCGCCGACCCCTCCGTCGAGTCGGTGCGGGCGGAGCATCCCACCTGGCATCCGCTCGACATCGAGCTGAAGGCCCGGGCCGCGCAGCAGGCGAGCCGGTGGGCGGTCGAGCAGACGAGCCTGCAGAACACGCCGTGGGACGTGCGGGCGGCCGCCGCGCGGCTCGCGGTGCCGACGCACGTGATCGCGGCGGACCCGGAGGTGTTCTCGATCTTCCAGGGCGAGCTGGCCGCCGCGGTGCTGCGCCATCCGCTCCTGACGATGTCGGTGGTGACCGGGGCGGGACATTCGCCGCACCGCGACCTTCCGGAGGCGACGATGCGTCACCTCCTCGACGCGATCGGCTGA
- the nrdF gene encoding class 1b ribonucleoside-diphosphate reductase subunit beta, giving the protein MTPSEPLKLIDHVQAINWNRIQDDKDLEVWNRLVNNFWLPEKVPLSNDIQSWATLTPDEQTTTMRVFTGLTLLDTIQGTVGAVSLIPDAITPHEEAVYTNIAFMESVHAKSYSSIFSTLCSTPEIDDAFRWSVENPNLQKKAHIVMDYYRGDEPLKRKVASTLLESFLFYSGFYLPLYWSSKAKLTNTADIIRLIIRDEAVHGYYIGYKFQKGLEKLTQPERDEIKDYTFSLLYELYDNEVQYTQDLYDGIGLTEDVKKFLHYNANKALMNLGYEAMFPSQLTNVNPAILSALSPNADENHDFFSGSGSSYVIGKAVATEDDDWDF; this is encoded by the coding sequence ATGACCCCGTCCGAGCCGCTCAAGCTCATCGACCACGTCCAGGCGATCAACTGGAACCGCATTCAGGACGACAAGGACCTCGAGGTGTGGAACCGCCTCGTGAACAACTTCTGGTTGCCCGAGAAGGTGCCGCTGTCCAACGACATCCAGTCGTGGGCGACGCTCACTCCCGACGAGCAGACCACCACGATGCGCGTGTTCACCGGGCTGACGCTCCTGGACACCATCCAGGGCACCGTCGGCGCCGTCTCGCTCATCCCCGACGCGATCACACCCCACGAAGAGGCCGTGTACACGAACATCGCGTTCATGGAGTCGGTGCACGCGAAGAGCTACTCGTCGATCTTCTCGACGCTGTGCTCCACGCCCGAGATCGATGACGCGTTCCGGTGGTCGGTGGAGAACCCGAACCTTCAGAAGAAGGCCCACATCGTCATGGACTACTACCGTGGCGACGAGCCGCTCAAGCGCAAGGTCGCCTCGACCCTGCTGGAGTCGTTCCTGTTCTACTCGGGCTTCTACCTGCCGCTGTACTGGTCGAGCAAGGCGAAGCTGACGAACACGGCCGACATCATCCGCCTCATCATCCGCGACGAGGCCGTGCACGGTTACTACATCGGCTACAAGTTCCAAAAGGGGCTCGAGAAGCTCACCCAGCCCGAGCGCGACGAGATCAAGGACTACACCTTCTCGCTGCTCTACGAGCTGTACGACAACGAGGTGCAGTACACGCAGGACCTCTACGACGGCATCGGCCTGACCGAGGACGTCAAGAAGTTCCTGCACTACAACGCCAACAAGGCGCTGATGAACCTCGGCTACGAGGCGATGTTCCCGTCGCAGCTGACCAACGTGAACCCCGCGATCCTCTCGGCCCTGTCGCCGAACGCCGATGAGAACCACGACTTCTTCAGCGGGTCGGGCTCGTCGTACGTCATCGGCAAGGCGGTCGCGACCGAGGACGACGACTGGGACTTCTGA
- a CDS encoding methyltransferase: protein MTLPFERLRRAPDVEGEGLGAVDAADRLILDESAAVRTGARAGEIAVVGDAYGALALGAAHDGASAVRVHQDAVLGERALLSNAVTLGLAEQISSGPLDAALVAGARVVLMRLPRSLDALRDVAGLIAAHARSDVTVVAGGRIKHMSVAMNDVLRAFFTTVDVTHARQKSRALIARGPHDGRDPVPAAARVDDVEVRAFGGVFAGARLDIGTRALLSALDAAPRSPGGGTAEDPWIDLACGTGIVGAWLARRHPSAHVYASDQSAAAVASATATVAANALSDRVRVARADGLEERAAASASFIALNPPFHSGAALTTTIAARLFADAARVLAPGGQLWCVWNSPLRYRATLERVVGPTHQVSRDPKFTVTVSTKR from the coding sequence GTGACCCTGCCGTTCGAGCGGCTTCGGCGCGCGCCCGACGTCGAGGGCGAGGGTCTCGGTGCGGTGGATGCCGCAGACCGCCTGATCCTCGACGAGTCGGCCGCTGTGCGCACCGGCGCCCGCGCCGGTGAGATCGCCGTCGTCGGCGACGCCTACGGCGCCCTCGCCCTCGGAGCGGCCCACGACGGCGCCTCCGCGGTGCGCGTGCACCAGGACGCCGTCCTGGGTGAGAGGGCGCTGCTCTCCAACGCCGTCACGCTGGGACTGGCCGAGCAGATCTCCTCCGGCCCCCTGGACGCGGCTCTGGTCGCCGGCGCGCGCGTCGTGCTGATGCGCCTGCCGCGCTCTCTGGACGCGCTGCGCGATGTCGCCGGACTGATCGCGGCGCACGCGAGATCCGATGTCACCGTGGTGGCCGGGGGCCGCATCAAGCACATGAGCGTCGCGATGAACGACGTGCTGCGCGCGTTCTTCACGACGGTCGATGTCACTCACGCCCGCCAGAAGTCTCGGGCGCTGATCGCCCGAGGCCCGCACGACGGTCGCGACCCGGTGCCCGCCGCCGCGCGCGTCGACGACGTGGAGGTGCGCGCCTTCGGCGGGGTCTTCGCGGGCGCTCGCCTGGACATCGGGACGCGGGCGCTGCTGAGCGCGCTCGACGCCGCACCCCGCTCTCCCGGGGGCGGCACTGCCGAGGACCCTTGGATCGATCTCGCCTGCGGCACCGGCATCGTGGGCGCGTGGCTCGCGCGGCGGCATCCGTCCGCGCACGTGTACGCGAGCGATCAGTCGGCAGCGGCGGTTGCCTCGGCTACGGCGACCGTGGCAGCGAACGCACTGAGCGATCGAGTCCGCGTCGCGCGCGCGGACGGTCTGGAGGAACGCGCCGCCGCGAGCGCGTCGTTCATCGCCCTGAATCCCCCGTTTCATTCCGGTGCCGCACTGACCACGACGATCGCGGCGCGCCTGTTCGCCGACGCCGCACGGGTTCTCGCGCCCGGCGGGCAGCTGTGGTGCGTGTGGAACTCGCCGCTTCGATATCGCGCCACGCTCGAGCGCGTGGTGGGGCCGACGCATCAGGTCTCCCGCGATCCGAAGTTCACGGTGACGGTGTCGACGAAGCGGTGA
- a CDS encoding MFS transporter yields MAGYRELLRTQGVARIIAAQLTARFPNGMTSLAILLHVEQMTGSYASAGLVLAAASVGQATAGPVTSRWMGRWGMRRVLTLTTAVCAAALLALALIPLGVAGYMVFGLIAGLSTPPVQSAVRTIYPKLVNARQLTALFSLDASLQEIIWILAPVVITLVATQVGTVPALLMIVTILVAGGAWFILSPEVGRVRIPRSRRAFGTVLGKPVVLLATVIGFLLIGACAAVEAAVVATFGHGGLEAGLVLAVFSVGSLAGGLAFGHVPMGPWAMARRMSVVAVGLVASVFVVGDIGASTPWWVGACLVVAGVGIAPALAVMFAMTSASVKFSETAEAYGWIGTGQLIGAALGSAVAGFLIDSNGAAGAYAAAAGFAIVGALVAIVFVRGFPDLRGRDASPIPDTEPVPVIT; encoded by the coding sequence GTGGCGGGATACCGGGAACTGTTGCGCACGCAGGGCGTGGCGCGCATCATCGCGGCGCAGCTGACCGCACGCTTCCCGAACGGCATGACGAGCCTGGCCATCCTGCTCCACGTCGAGCAGATGACGGGCTCCTACGCCTCCGCGGGGCTCGTGCTGGCAGCGGCATCGGTGGGTCAGGCGACGGCCGGCCCCGTCACCAGCCGCTGGATGGGCCGCTGGGGCATGCGGCGCGTTCTCACGCTGACCACCGCGGTGTGCGCGGCGGCACTGCTCGCCCTTGCGCTGATCCCTCTCGGCGTCGCGGGCTACATGGTGTTCGGGCTCATCGCCGGGCTCTCCACGCCTCCCGTGCAGTCGGCCGTGCGCACCATCTACCCCAAGCTCGTCAACGCACGACAGCTGACCGCACTGTTCTCCCTCGACGCGAGCCTGCAAGAGATCATCTGGATCCTCGCGCCGGTGGTCATCACCCTCGTCGCGACCCAGGTCGGCACCGTCCCGGCGCTGCTGATGATCGTCACGATCCTCGTCGCCGGCGGCGCGTGGTTCATCCTCTCCCCCGAAGTCGGGCGCGTGCGCATTCCGCGCAGCCGCCGCGCGTTCGGCACGGTGCTGGGAAAGCCCGTGGTGCTGCTCGCGACGGTGATCGGCTTCCTCCTCATCGGCGCGTGCGCCGCGGTCGAGGCGGCGGTGGTCGCGACCTTCGGCCACGGCGGCCTCGAGGCCGGCCTCGTCCTGGCGGTCTTCTCCGTCGGCAGCCTCGCCGGAGGCCTCGCGTTCGGCCATGTCCCCATGGGGCCATGGGCCATGGCGCGACGTATGAGCGTCGTCGCCGTCGGCCTCGTCGCCTCGGTCTTCGTCGTCGGCGACATCGGCGCGTCCACCCCGTGGTGGGTCGGAGCGTGCCTGGTGGTCGCGGGCGTCGGCATCGCTCCGGCGCTGGCGGTCATGTTCGCGATGACCTCGGCATCCGTGAAGTTCAGCGAAACGGCCGAGGCCTACGGCTGGATCGGCACGGGACAGCTCATCGGCGCAGCCCTGGGATCCGCCGTGGCGGGCTTCCTCATCGACAGCAACGGTGCGGCGGGCGCCTACGCTGCCGCGGCCGGCTTCGCGATCGTCGGAGCCCTGGTCGCGATCGTCTTCGTCCGCGGCTTCCCCGACCTGCGCGGACGTGATGCGAGCCCCATCCCCGACACCGAGCCCGTCCCCGTCATCACATGA
- a CDS encoding MarR family transcriptional regulator produces MTQDGPRFSPVIALLAVSAMWEEQLASILKDLGISTRKFGLLGHIYAEPGISFSELARRSHITVQSAHTAVRTLVDDGLVQDATAHAGAASDLHVTTKGARVLQDARQRLFELDDVLAQRLPKVADSLDGIRAGIV; encoded by the coding sequence ATGACTCAGGATGGTCCCCGCTTCAGCCCCGTCATCGCGCTGCTCGCGGTGTCGGCGATGTGGGAGGAGCAGCTGGCGTCGATCCTCAAAGACCTCGGCATCAGCACCCGCAAGTTCGGTCTCCTCGGTCACATCTACGCCGAGCCCGGCATCTCGTTCTCCGAGCTGGCCCGCCGCTCGCACATCACGGTGCAGTCCGCCCATACCGCCGTGCGCACGCTCGTCGACGACGGCCTCGTGCAGGATGCCACGGCCCATGCCGGCGCCGCCAGCGATCTGCATGTCACCACGAAGGGAGCGCGCGTGCTGCAGGATGCCCGACAGCGCCTCTTCGAGCTCGACGACGTCCTCGCCCAGCGCCTTCCCAAGGTCGCCGATTCGCTGGACGGCATCCGCGCCGGCATCGTCTGA
- the nrdE gene encoding class 1b ribonucleoside-diphosphate reductase subunit alpha, with amino-acid sequence MVEAAVSPATFKTDARFEGMDYHALNAMLNLYGEDGKIQFDADKRAAREYFLQHVNQNTVFFHSLKERLDYLVEKEYYEGAVLEKYPFEFIQRLNDRAYGAKFRFETFLGAFKYYTSYTLKTFDGKRYLERFEDRVVMTALGLADGDQQLAEKLVDEIISGRFQPATPTFLNTGKAQRGELVSCFLLRIEDNMESIARGINSALQLSKRGGGVALLLSNIREAGAPIKQIENQSSGIIPVMKLLEDSFSYANQLGARQGAGAVYLSAHHPDILRFLDTKRENADEKIRIKTLSLGVVIPDITFELARNGEDMYLFSPYDVEKVYGVPFGDISVTEKYREMVDDARIKKTKINAREFFQTLAEIQFESGYPYIMFEDTVNKANPIKGRINMSNLCSEILQVNTPTTYNEDLSYAEIGKDISCNLGSMNIALAMDGKDLAGTVETSIRALTAVSDQSHIRSVRSIEDGNDRSHAIGLGQMNLHGYLAREHVHYGSEEGIDFTNIYFYTVLFHALRASNRIAIERGTAFDGFADSTYASGEFFDKYLEQEWVPQTDRVAELFAGIHIPTQDDWRELKASIQAHGIYNQNLQAVPPTGSISYINNSTSSIHPIASKIEIRKEGKIGRVYYPAPFMTNDNLEYYQDAYEIGYEKVIDTYAAATQHVDQGLSLTLFFKDTATTRDINKAQIYAWRKGIKTIYYIRLRQMALEGTNLSECVSCML; translated from the coding sequence ATGGTGGAAGCTGCAGTGAGCCCGGCGACCTTCAAGACCGACGCGCGCTTCGAGGGCATGGACTACCACGCCCTCAACGCGATGCTCAACCTGTACGGCGAGGACGGCAAGATCCAGTTCGACGCCGACAAGCGTGCCGCGCGGGAGTACTTCCTCCAGCACGTCAACCAGAACACCGTGTTCTTCCACTCGCTCAAGGAGCGGCTCGACTACCTCGTCGAGAAGGAGTACTACGAGGGCGCCGTGCTGGAGAAGTACCCGTTCGAGTTCATCCAGCGCCTCAACGACCGCGCCTACGGGGCGAAGTTCCGCTTCGAGACGTTCCTGGGCGCCTTCAAGTACTACACGAGCTACACGCTGAAGACCTTCGACGGCAAGCGCTATCTCGAGCGTTTCGAGGATCGCGTCGTGATGACGGCCCTGGGTCTTGCCGACGGTGACCAGCAGCTGGCCGAGAAGCTGGTGGACGAGATCATCTCGGGCCGCTTCCAGCCCGCGACCCCCACCTTCCTCAACACGGGCAAGGCGCAGCGCGGCGAGCTCGTCAGCTGCTTCCTGCTGCGCATCGAAGACAACATGGAGTCGATCGCCCGCGGCATCAACTCCGCCCTGCAGCTGTCCAAGCGCGGGGGCGGCGTCGCGCTCCTGCTCAGCAACATCCGTGAGGCCGGAGCCCCGATCAAGCAGATCGAGAACCAGTCCAGCGGCATCATCCCGGTCATGAAGCTGCTCGAAGACAGCTTCAGCTACGCCAACCAGCTCGGCGCGCGTCAGGGTGCCGGCGCCGTCTACCTGTCGGCGCACCACCCCGACATCCTCCGCTTCCTCGACACCAAGCGCGAGAACGCCGACGAGAAGATCCGCATCAAGACGCTGTCGCTCGGCGTCGTGATCCCCGACATCACCTTCGAGCTCGCCCGCAACGGCGAGGACATGTACCTGTTCTCGCCCTACGACGTCGAGAAGGTCTACGGCGTGCCGTTCGGTGACATCTCCGTCACCGAGAAGTACCGCGAGATGGTCGACGACGCGCGGATCAAGAAGACCAAGATCAACGCGCGCGAGTTCTTCCAGACCCTCGCCGAGATCCAGTTCGAGTCGGGCTACCCGTACATCATGTTCGAGGACACGGTGAACAAGGCCAATCCGATCAAGGGCCGGATCAACATGTCCAACCTCTGCAGCGAGATCCTGCAGGTCAACACGCCGACGACCTACAACGAGGACCTCTCGTACGCCGAGATCGGCAAGGACATCTCCTGCAACCTCGGGTCGATGAACATCGCGCTCGCGATGGACGGCAAGGACCTCGCCGGCACGGTCGAGACCTCGATCCGCGCGCTCACCGCGGTCAGCGACCAGAGCCACATCCGCTCGGTGCGCTCGATCGAAGACGGCAACGACCGCTCGCACGCGATCGGCCTCGGCCAGATGAACCTCCACGGGTACCTCGCGCGTGAGCACGTGCACTACGGCTCGGAAGAGGGCATCGACTTCACGAACATCTACTTCTACACGGTGCTGTTCCACGCACTGCGTGCCTCCAACCGCATCGCGATCGAGCGCGGCACGGCCTTCGACGGCTTCGCCGACTCGACCTACGCGTCGGGGGAGTTCTTCGACAAGTACCTCGAGCAGGAGTGGGTGCCGCAGACGGATCGCGTGGCCGAGCTGTTCGCCGGCATCCACATCCCCACCCAGGACGACTGGCGCGAGCTGAAGGCGTCGATCCAGGCGCACGGCATCTACAACCAGAACCTGCAGGCGGTGCCCCCGACCGGATCGATCTCGTACATCAACAACTCGACGAGCTCGATCCACCCGATCGCGTCGAAGATCGAGATCCGCAAGGAAGGCAAGATCGGCCGCGTCTACTACCCGGCGCCGTTCATGACGAACGACAACCTGGAGTACTACCAGGACGCGTACGAGATCGGCTACGAGAAGGTCATCGACACCTACGCCGCCGCGACCCAGCACGTGGACCAGGGCCTGTCGTTGACGCTGTTCTTCAAGGACACCGCCACCACCCGCGACATCAACAAGGCGCAGATCTACGCGTGGCGCAAGGGCATCAAGACGATCTACTACATCCGCCTTCGTCAGATGGCGCTCGAGGGCACGAACCTGTCCGAGTGCGTCTCCTGCATGCTGTGA
- a CDS encoding metal-sensitive transcriptional regulator: protein MIEDIQKRALHRTRILEGQVRGLAKMIENEDYCMDIIAQSRAIQRALASLDKLLIENHLRTHVAHMFAEGGDQRELAVAELLKAYDLETR from the coding sequence GTGATCGAAGACATCCAGAAGCGCGCCCTGCACCGCACCCGCATCCTCGAGGGTCAGGTGCGCGGGCTCGCCAAGATGATCGAGAACGAGGACTACTGCATGGACATCATCGCCCAGTCGCGAGCGATCCAGCGGGCCCTCGCGTCACTGGACAAGCTGCTGATCGAGAACCATCTGCGCACCCACGTCGCGCACATGTTCGCCGAGGGCGGTGATCAGCGCGAGCTCGCCGTCGCCGAACTCCTCAAGGCGTACGACCTCGAGACGCGCTGA
- the nrdI gene encoding class Ib ribonucleoside-diphosphate reductase assembly flavoprotein NrdI produces MPTLTSAPLLVYFSSVSGNTARFIEKLGLPAVRIPLAPGDTPLEVDEPFVLVTPTYGGGQGRGEEKGAVPKQVIRFLNDERHRHLIRGVISAGNTNFGESFCRAGDIISRKCTVPHLYRLELFGTPDDVARVSDGLERWWKLQ; encoded by the coding sequence ATGCCGACGTTGACGAGCGCCCCGCTGCTCGTCTACTTCTCGAGCGTGTCGGGCAATACGGCGCGATTCATCGAGAAGCTCGGTCTGCCGGCCGTCCGCATCCCGCTCGCCCCTGGCGACACACCTCTCGAGGTCGACGAGCCCTTCGTGCTCGTGACACCGACCTACGGAGGAGGCCAGGGGCGAGGCGAGGAGAAGGGCGCCGTCCCCAAACAGGTGATCCGGTTCCTCAACGACGAGCGCCATCGTCACCTCATCCGCGGAGTGATCTCCGCGGGCAACACCAACTTCGGCGAGTCGTTCTGTCGCGCCGGTGACATCATCAGCCGCAAGTGCACCGTGCCGCACTTGTACCGGCTCGAACTTTTCGGCACGCCCGACGACGTCGCCCGTGTGAGCGACGGATTGGAACGATGGTGGAAGCTGCAGTGA